A genomic region of Zea mays cultivar B73 chromosome 6, Zm-B73-REFERENCE-NAM-5.0, whole genome shotgun sequence contains the following coding sequences:
- the LOC100281078 gene encoding arogenate dehydrogenase has product MLSSSTSTLRLHQPTRPHPPAAAAGGATHLTSPRRWRGHSPAPLRALDAAQPFDYESRAAGPLEERQRLKIAIVGFGNFGQFLARTFARQGHTLLAHSRTDHSAAASALGAAFFTDPHDLCECHPDVVLLATSILSAEAVLRSLPLHRLRRSTLFADVLSVKEFPRNLLLSSLPPGFDVICTHPMFGPESARDGWDGLPLVFERVRVGDCPARRARADAFLGAFEREGCRMVEMSCAEHDAHAAETQFLTHTVGRMLATLELRSTPVDTRGYETLIRLVDNTCSDSFDLYNGLFMYNKNSTELLNRLEWAMDSVKKRLFDGLHDVLRKQLFEGSPHAPNVSSSSSNVRK; this is encoded by the coding sequence ATGCTGTCGTCTTCCACCTCCACCCTACGCCTCCACCAACCAACCCGCCCCCACCCGCCGGCTGCGGCCGCGGGAGGCGCCACCCACCTGACCTCCCCGCGGCGGTGGCGCGGGCACTCCCCGGCGCCCCTCCGCGCGCTGGACGCCGCCCAGCCGTTCGACTACGAGTCCCGCGCGGCGGGGCCGCTGGAGGAGCGGCAGCGGCTGAAGATCGCCATCGTGGGGTTCGGCAACTTCGGGCAGTTCCTGGCGCGCACGTTCGCGCGGCAGGGGCACACGCTGCTGGCGCACTCGCGGACGGACCACTCGGCGGCGGCGTCCGCGCTGGGCGCCGCCTTCTTCACCGACCCGCACGACCTGTGCGAGTGCCACCCGGACGTGGTGCTGCTCGCCACCTCCATCCTGTCCGCGGAGGCCGTGCTGCGGTCGCTGCCCCTGCACCGGCTCCGCCGCAGCACCCTCTTCGCGGACGTGCTCTCCGTGAAGGAGTTCCCCAGGAACCTGCTCCTGAGCTCGCTGCCGCCCGGCTTCGACGTGATCTGCACGCACCCCATGTTCGGGCCGGAGTCGGCGCGCGACGGGTGGGACGGCCTGCCGCTGGTGTTCGAGCGGGTGCGCGTCGGGGACTGCCCCGCGCGCCGCGCCCGCGCCGACGCGTTCCTCGGCGCCTTCGAGCGCGAGGGGTGCCGGATGGTGGAGATGTCCTGCGCCGAGCACGACGCGCACGCCGCCGAGACCCAGTTCCTGACGCACACCGTCGGGCGGATGCTGGCCACGCTGGAGCTGCGCTCCACGCCCGTCGACACCAGGGGGTACGAGACGCTGATCCGCCTCGTGGACAACACCTGCAGCGACAGCTTCGACCTGTACAACGGCCTCTTCATGTACAACAAGAACTCCACCGAGCTGCTCAACCGCCTCGAGTGGGCCATGGACTCCGTCAAGAAGAGGCTCTTCGACGGCCTCCACGACGTGCTCCGGAAGCAGCTCTTCGAGGGCTCCCCGCACGCCCCcaacgtctcctcctcctcctccaacgTGCGCAAGTAG